The region GTGAAGGAATTGGAGGGGAGGATGTCGGGGAAGTCTTTGAACTCCTTGCCCTGCACGGCCTCGGGCAAAGAGCAGGAGGGCTGCTGCCGGTTGAAGTTGAGCCTCCAGCGGCGACGGAAGACCCAGAGCAGTCGGCAGTCGCAGGCCAGTGGGTTCCCGTACAGTGCCAGGGTCTCCAGGTTCCCCACGGAGTGAAAGGCGGATTCCTCCAGGGTGCTCAGGCTATTGCTGGATACGTTGAGGACTCGGAGATGGTTCAAGCCCCGGAAGGAGTAGGGCTCGATTGTGGCTAATCTCCCTCCTACCAAGTGGAAGGCCTGGAGCCTCATTAGATTGTGCAGCTTGTTCCCCTCCACCGTGTGAATGGGATTAAAAGACAAGTTGAGAAAGAGAAGGTGCCCAAGGTGTCGGATGGCCTGGTAAGGGATGGCGGTGAGGTTACAGTTTgtgatggtcagggaggtgatgttGAGGCCGTACAGGCATTTGGAAGTCATAGTGTCCAGGTAGGGCCAGTAGGAGATCTCTAACACCCTCAGGCGTTCCAGCCTCTTGAAGGAGTAATCCCTGACGGCATTGACGGTGAGGTGGCGTAGTCGCAGCGACAGCAGGTTGTGCAGATGGCTCAGGGCCTCAGTGGGCACCGACGTCAGGTTGCAGCGCTCCATGGTCAGCTGTTCCAGGCTGCTGAGGCCATGGAACGCTCGGTGAGAGATGAACACCAGGTTGTTATCGCCGACTTCCAGAGCCTTCAGGTTGTACAGCTCCTGGAACATGTAGTCCAGCAGGATGACAATTCTGTTCTCGCTAATATCCAGCTGGGTGAGGTTGCTGAGGCCTGTGAACACTCCCAACTGGATTAGCTTAAGCTGGTTGTTGCGCAGCCCCAGAGTCCGCAAGCCGACAAGGTTGCTAAAAGCCCCGGGCTCCATGGAAGAGATATTGTTCTCATTGAGCTGCAGCTCCTCCAGCTGTGGGTAGTTGATGAACTCCTCAGGCCCCAGGCTTTTCAGACGGTTCTTGCTGAGGTCCAGTAGTTTTGTCTCGATGGGGATGCCCTCGGGAAACGAGGCCAGCCTCCGTCGATGGCACACCACGGAACGTTCCTGAGCATTACACTCACAGCGGGACGGGCAGCCGGTGGTGGAGCCGGAGAGGACAGTGCCCAGCATTAGGACCAGGATGGGCTGCCAGCACGCCACCAGGTAACTGTGCCCACCTGCCTCCCCGGACACCATTCTACTGCTTACCTGTGGAGACAGAAGTAAGAGGGATGGTTGGCACATTTAAAGAAGAACTACATGtataaacacattttttaaaatatattattttgtcAGGTTTGACACTTATCTCCTGAAGTACTATTGATATAAAAAACATTTGTGTTTATTTAACAAACAATACTTTAGCCACACAACAGACAAAAATCATAACTCAGAAGATGATGTCACAGGGTTACATCCGCCTCAGATTTGGACTAAAGACTCTGGGTTAGACAAGTGGTATAAATATCAGGTGAAATACCAGAAGGTGAACAGAAAACCTCAGATTTCCTTTCACAACAAAAATCTTCTTCAAACTATTCCTGTGGTGTTTAGTAACTACGCCACTCACAGAGGACACATCTGAATTACAGCTTTAACTGTTTTTTAATGCAATAAACGACAATGCTCAAATGAGTCCTTTTCACTTCTGATCAGGCTCTCTCATAAACCTCAAACTAAATGAAGCAGACAAAGTATTTACAGCCATAAACAAATGTCAGTTTAGTTGACATATTATGGAGAGATACCTACTTCCAATGTGGAAGAGAATTATGCCAGGCTTGTATGGAACACAATGTATTGTTCTGTACAATTGCATGGAGGACCTTGTACTCTAGACTCTCTGTCTATTCCGATTGCAGGTTACTCTTCTCTGTTACTCTTCTCTTATCTGTGTGTCACGGTCCTAAACACCAACTGCTGCTCTACCGACATAGGACTGTAAGTCTTCTGTGAACCCCAAAGAACTACTGTCCATCCAACCGTGAGGGACAGATACATTCTTTATCCTGGCTTTATGAACTCTTCATCTGCTGGCCGAGGGAGA is a window of Oncorhynchus kisutch isolate 150728-3 unplaced genomic scaffold, Okis_V2 scaffold1810, whole genome shotgun sequence DNA encoding:
- the LOC116368012 gene encoding leucine-rich repeat and immunoglobulin-like domain-containing nogo receptor-interacting protein 1-B; this encodes MVSGEAGGHSYLVACWQPILVLMLGTVLSGSTTGCPSRCECNAQERSVVCHRRRLASFPEGIPIETKLLDLSKNRLKSLGPEEFINYPQLEELQLNENNISSMEPGAFSNLVGLRTLGLRNNQLKLIQLGVFTGLSNLTQLDISENRIVILLDYMFQELYNLKALEVGDNNLVFISHRAFHGLSSLEQLTMERCNLTSVPTEALSHLHNLLSLRLRHLTVNAVRDYSFKRLERLRVLEISYWPYLDTMTSKCLYGLNITSLTITNCNLTAIPYQAIRHLGHLLFLNLSFNPIHTVEGNKLHNLMRLQAFHLVGGRLATIEPYSFRGLNHLRVLNVSSNSLSTLEESAFHSVGNLETLALYGNPLACDCRLLWVFRRRWRLNFNRQQPSCSLPEAVQGKEFKDFPDILPSNSFTCQKSRIQDHKALQRHVDEGTTVHYTCQADGDPAPVIMWLSPKKQFITTKSVGRLSVSPEGTLEVRYAQIQDNGTYLCIASNAAGNDTKPAHLHVHSYSPNWPHQPNKTFAFISNQPSEDGANGTLAQVPFPFDVKTLIIATTMGFISFLGVVLFCLVILFLWSRGKGNVKPNIEIEYVPRKAEAGESSPTGDAPRKFNMKMM